The Paenibacillus sp. RC334 nucleotide sequence AATATCGAATGTTCTCAATTCTTCGACGCGTGGCTCAATTTGCGAACGGATGCCGTCCATCTCAACTTCTTCGGCAAAATAACCCTTGATGGTCGCTTGTCCTTCAGGAATGTCATTCAAGGGCCGATCATACCACTGTCCATAGGACGTATCGCGTGGTTTGTTCAGCGAACCGGATTCTTCAATGGAAACCCCTCCCGCACCTGTTTCGTGCAGAAAATTCGAAATCATTTCGACGGCTTCTTCGGTTGTATGTATTGTAATTTCATGCCACAACATGGTTTTCATTTCCTCCTCATTTCACATGCATACTCTATATTGTACTATATACATGCATAGGAGTTCAAAAAAGCTAGTATCATCGAAGTGCAAAATGTTTTGTAGAACTTGTGCATGTTGCCCACTCTTTTAGTCCAAGCCTCCTTAACTCTAGTACATACAATATAGTATATTCAAAGAAGGAGTGACTTATAATGGCCAAAACCGTTTTGGATTATAATGCTGCTGTCATCACACCTATTACCAATGGGATTAGTCTTCCGGTTCCTATTTCTCCAGCCGGACTAGGGATTGCTACTGCTTCCGTATTTATTGATCCGACTATTCCTGGAGCTGTTAACAATCGGGTAGAATTAAAGGCATCCATAGGCTTGCGTTTTGTTGGTGCGGGCAACATTAGAACACTTGTACGTATATGGAGAGCCGGCAAGGAAATTTATTACGGACTGCAGACTAATCTGTTTGACGACAACATTATCATTAATGTCGAAACGGTAGATGTTGCACCTCTGGGCGTGCAAAACTATCAACTGATTATTGAAAATCAAACGCCTGCGACTACTGCTTTCGTCTCCGGTCCCCTTGTTTTTAGCGCAACAGCCTATAGCGGATAATTAAATAGACAAGAGGATAAAACACAAATAAGACGGGCAATCCCACAAATCATATTTAATGATAGGGATGACCCGTCTTATTGAATTCTACTCGCTGTCGTTTATGATGCGCTCCTGACGACGATCAGCTACTTCACCGCGCCGGATCGCTTCCAAATCCTGAGCATCTGCCTGCTCTGCCGAGAACTCAACATCCTCATTTTTAGCAGATTGTGCACGCTTGATTTTCTCGGTTTTGGTCAGCACTTTATCGAACCGTTTGTTTGTGGGCATCTGTCACAGCTCCTTCCAACGTTTTCACAGCATACCACCCGCTTGTTCCACAATAGACATCGCCTGATGATGAATGGATTCATCCACCACAGCGGTTAACAATATATCGCGGCCTGTCGGCCCACCTTGCCCGCCGTCACTCATTCCGCTGGCAGATGGATCAGCCGCAGCCAGTATCGCTGGAGTTGCATCCGTAAACTCCACTCCCTGCGTCAGTGAGGACAAGCTGCTAATT carries:
- a CDS encoding YfhD family protein gives rise to the protein MPTNKRFDKVLTKTEKIKRAQSAKNEDVEFSAEQADAQDLEAIRRGEVADRRQERIINDSE